ATAACGGAGGTGATTTAAGCTTTAATTTTCAACAGGTAGACTAATAACCATATTTTTTCAAAGGAAAAGGCAGCTCAATGAACTGCCTTTTCTGTTTTTTATTCAGATTTTTTTTAGATCTTTAAAAGTTCAATGGTTCTTTCCGGGCTTTCTGTAGAAAATACAGCATTTCCGGCTACCAGAACATCGGCTCCCGCTTCGAAAAGCTTGGAAGCATTATCCAGATTCACGCCGCCATCAATCTCAATAAGAGCTGTGGAGTTATTGCTTAAAATAAGATCTTTTGTTTCCGCAATTTTCTTGTATGTATTTTCAATGAATTTCTGGCCTCCAAATCCTGGGTTTACACTCATTAAAAGAACAAGATCCACATCTGCAATAATGTCTTCAAGCATCAGCACTGGAGTGGAAGGATTCAGAACAACTCCTGCTTTTGCCCCTCTGCTCTGAATATGATGAATCGTTCTGTGAAGATGGGTACATGCTTCATAATGTACAGAAACAAGATCAGCACCATGGTCAATAAATTCATCCACATACTTTTCCGGTTCTACAATCATCAGATGAACATCAACAAATTTTTTAGCGTGCTGCTGAATGGTCTTCATAACAGGAAAACCGAATGAAATATTAGGAACAAATCTGCCGTCCATAACGTCAACGTGGAACCAGTCGGCCTGAGATCTGTTCAGCATTTCAATGTCTCTTTGCAGATTCCCGAAGTCTGCGGATAAAAGGGAAGGAGCAATAAGCTTCGTTTTCATTTTTACTTTTTATACTTTTACTTAGATTTCCAGTTTTTAAAATGGATTAACAACTAAAAAATAATACAGGAAAAAGCTTCCCAATACCATTGTTTCCATAATTGTTAACTTGATATTATTAATTTTAATAACCAATAATCGATCAATCATAAATAATCCTAAAGGCATGATGCTGAAAATTAATAACATTTCCTGAAGCATTTTGTATCCTGAATCTGTTTTTGGAGGATCAAACCACTTATATACTATTAAAAATACCACATAAATAAAAAAAGAGTACTTAAAAGGGTATTAAAGTTGGTTTTCGGATTATTTGATAAAAGATACTTTTCATTTTAATGATACTTCAGCTTCATCTCCGGATTGATCTTAAGAAGCGTTTCGTAGATCAGTTTGATCACATTGCCCACATCTTCTTTAGATACCATTTCTACCGTTGTATGCATATAGCGCAAAGGTAAGGAAATTAATGCACTTGGTACTCCGCCGTTGGAATGGGCGAATGCATCAGTATCAGTTCCGGTACTTCTGCTCGCTGCTGCTCTCTGATAAGGAATCTTTTTGCTTTTTGCGGTATCAATAATCAACTCTCTGATCGTGTGATGAATGCTCGGTGCAAAGAAAACTACAGGTCCGTCACCACATTTTTGATCGCCTTCTTTCTTCTTCTCAATCATAGGTGTTGTGGTATCGTGGGTAACATCGGTTACGATAGCAATATTAGGTTTAATGGTATCAGCAATCATATCAGCACCATACAGGCCAACTTCTTCCTGTACGGAATTGGTAATATACAGTCCGAAAGGAATCGTTTTTTTGTTTTCCTTTAAAAGTCGTGCCACTTCAGCAATCATAAAGCCTCCGATTCTGTTATCGAGCGCTCTGCACACAAAATAACGGTCGTTCATTTCAAAGAATTCATCCGGATAAGTGATCATGCAACCTACATAGATTCCCATGTCTTCGACTTCTTTCTTCGTAACAGCACCGCAGTCGATGAAAATATTTTCAATTTTTGGAGCTGGTTCGTTCTGGTTGGTTCTGGTGTGGATTGCAGGCCATCCGAATACCCCTTTCACGATTCCTTTTTCACCATGAATGTGAACTACTTTCGAAGGTGCGATCGTCTGGTCAGATCCTCCGTTTCGGATCACATAAATAAGCCCGTCATCCGTAATATAATTTACATACCATGAGATTTCATCCGCATGAGCTTCAATAACGACTTTAAACTCAGCCTCAGGATTAATGATCCCATAGCAGGTCCCGTAATGATCTACTTCAATTTTGTCTACATAAGGTTTAATGTAATCCATCCAGACTTCCTGGCCTTTATGTTCGTATCCAGTTGGAGATGAGGTGTTTAAGTATTTTTCTAAAAATTTCAAAGATTTCTTTTCAAATTTCATAAAAAGGAATGATTTTTGCGTTTAATTTTTGTTATTATAAGTGTAAAAATAATGAATTTTAGCAAGATTATCTGCCTTTTTATCTTCTTTTTTGGGATCAGTGTTTTTGGTCAGAAGGATTCTATCATTGCGAAACCACTCAATCAGTACCCACCTGAATCCTTAAAAGTAGATGAGTTTGGTAATAAATATTACTATGACGAAAAGCAGAAGGTAAAGATATTTGAAGTGAATGGTGAACCTGTTGTAGAGCTGGATGAATTGGTTTTGGTCAATAAGCCGAGATTCAATAACCAATTGGATAAAAATTATTATTATTTCCTTAATAAAAAGCTGTACAGAGTATATCCTCTTTTTATAACTGCTCTGCAGCAGTACAGAGATATACAGGCTGATATGAATGATATGGACAGCAAGGCTAAAAGAAAGTTTGTAAGAGAAAGACAGAGTATGCTTGCCGATCAGTATGAAAAACAATTGCGGGACCTTACTACAACAGAAGGGCAGGTATTTGCCAAGCTGATGAACAGAGCAACAGGTAAAAACGTATATGAGATCATTAAAGAGCTTAGAGGTGGATGGAGTGCCTTCTGGTGGAATGTAAAAGGAAAGATGGCAGATATTGATCTGAAAGACCAGTATAATCCGCATAAAAACAGAACGGATGAGTTTGTAGAATCCCTGCTTCAGTCCAACTGGAATTCCGGCTATTTGCAGCCCTATCCGGGAGCCAGCGATTTTAAAACCAAAAAATAATAAAAATTCCTGTAAACATTTACAGGAATTTTTCTTTTAATTTATCGAATACAATTTTATCTATCGGCAGTTGAAAAGGATTATCCGGCTGATCAATATCAATCCATTCCGTTCTTTCAATGCAGGGATCCAGGATCAGGAAATCTTCTTCGGTGGTAATATTCACTATATAATACATGGTAAGAAGCTGTTCGTTGTCTCTGAAACGCGACACCAGGAAATCTTCCTGCGTATAAAAATGCTCAACAACTTCTATCTTCACATTTAATTCTTCATCAAACTCACGGTGAAGACATTCAAGCACTCCTTCGCCAAACTCCAGTCCGCCGCCCGGAAATTTCATTAAAGGTTCACCGGCATACTCTTCAAATAAAGTCAGTACTTTTTTATCTTTTACAGCACAGGCATATACCCTAATATTGATCTTGTCAATCATATATAATGTTTTGTATAGCTAATGTAAGGAAATATGTGGAAAAGACAAAGACGAGAACGGGCAAAGCCAATCATATATTTATTTTCTGATCTTTTACCTTTTCATCTTATTTAACCTCAATTCGGGATAAGAATATCTGATGGATGCAGGTTTGAAGCTGGATGATGGAAGAGGGAAGTTTTGAAAGTCACTAAGAACAAATATTGATCTGTTTTTATTTAATTTGATTTTCTGGTAGCTTTCAATACGTATAACTAAAAGTAACTTCCAGCCTCCTTCTTCCATCTTCCAACCTTTTACATTTTAACTCCTTAACCCGAACTCCTCAGGTTATTTAGAGTTTCACAGCATTAATCATCTCTCTCTTCCCGGGAGGTCCTTGTTTTTTCTCTACATTAAAATTAAGCTCCTGAAGAATTCTTCTAACGCTTCCTTTAGAAGAGTAGGTTGTTAATAGTCCGTTAACGGCCATTTTGTCGGAAACCATTTCAAACAGGGGTTTTTCCCAAAGGTCTGGCTGCACTCTTGCTCCGAAACAGTCAAAGTAAACAAGGTTGATTTTGGGCAGATCTATGTTTTTCAGATCGAAGAAATCACATTCTATCTTTTTTAAGTTAAAACCACTAATGATTTCTACTGACTTTTCCCACTCTGCCAGATGAATTTTCTGATAAATATTTTTGAACTCTGGGTTATCAAAAAGTTCAAAATAAGCTAAATCATTAACTTCGGATTCATTTATGGGGTATTTTTCAAGTGAAAAATAGTTGATGACATGATTTTTGTCAGTTTTTAAATATTCATTAATTGTCACTAAAACATTCAAACCTGTTCCAAAACCGAGTTCTAAAATATTAATTTCACAATCATTTATTAAATTTAATCCATTTTTGATAAACACGTGTTCTGCTTCCTGAAGGGCTCCGTGATGAGAATGGTAGTTTTCATTTAAATCATTGATAAACAATGTTTTGCTTCCGTCGTTTGTGGTCTTAATCTCTCTTTTCAAGCTATTTTTTGGTCAAATTTACTCTAAAATTTTTATATTTAGAAAATTATATTAAATTTGTAGAACATCGTAAAAATTTTATAAAATGATAATTCAAAAAACTGAAAACTCCAGAATTTCTACATTCAATCCTAACGATTTTTCATTTGGAAGTACTTTTATTGATCATATGATTATATGTGAGTATGAAAATGGAAAATGGGGTGATGTAAAATTAGTTCCTTACGGTCCGATACCATTTACACCTG
This region of Chryseobacterium vaccae genomic DNA includes:
- the rpe gene encoding ribulose-phosphate 3-epimerase; the encoded protein is MKTKLIAPSLLSADFGNLQRDIEMLNRSQADWFHVDVMDGRFVPNISFGFPVMKTIQQHAKKFVDVHLMIVEPEKYVDEFIDHGADLVSVHYEACTHLHRTIHHIQSRGAKAGVVLNPSTPVLMLEDIIADVDLVLLMSVNPGFGGQKFIENTYKKIAETKDLILSNNSTALIEIDGGVNLDNASKLFEAGADVLVAGNAVFSTESPERTIELLKI
- a CDS encoding NUDIX domain-containing protein, whose amino-acid sequence is MIDKINIRVYACAVKDKKVLTLFEEYAGEPLMKFPGGGLEFGEGVLECLHREFDEELNVKIEVVEHFYTQEDFLVSRFRDNEQLLTMYYIVNITTEEDFLILDPCIERTEWIDIDQPDNPFQLPIDKIVFDKLKEKFL
- the chrP gene encoding chryseobasin maturation metalloprotease ChrP: MKFEKKSLKFLEKYLNTSSPTGYEHKGQEVWMDYIKPYVDKIEVDHYGTCYGIINPEAEFKVVIEAHADEISWYVNYITDDGLIYVIRNGGSDQTIAPSKVVHIHGEKGIVKGVFGWPAIHTRTNQNEPAPKIENIFIDCGAVTKKEVEDMGIYVGCMITYPDEFFEMNDRYFVCRALDNRIGGFMIAEVARLLKENKKTIPFGLYITNSVQEEVGLYGADMIADTIKPNIAIVTDVTHDTTTPMIEKKKEGDQKCGDGPVVFFAPSIHHTIRELIIDTAKSKKIPYQRAAASRSTGTDTDAFAHSNGGVPSALISLPLRYMHTTVEMVSKEDVGNVIKLIYETLLKINPEMKLKYH
- the mnmD gene encoding tRNA (5-methylaminomethyl-2-thiouridine)(34)-methyltransferase MnmD codes for the protein MKREIKTTNDGSKTLFINDLNENYHSHHGALQEAEHVFIKNGLNLINDCEINILELGFGTGLNVLVTINEYLKTDKNHVINYFSLEKYPINESEVNDLAYFELFDNPEFKNIYQKIHLAEWEKSVEIISGFNLKKIECDFFDLKNIDLPKINLVYFDCFGARVQPDLWEKPLFEMVSDKMAVNGLLTTYSSKGSVRRILQELNFNVEKKQGPPGKREMINAVKL
- a CDS encoding DUF4294 domain-containing protein, which produces MNFSKIICLFIFFFGISVFGQKDSIIAKPLNQYPPESLKVDEFGNKYYYDEKQKVKIFEVNGEPVVELDELVLVNKPRFNNQLDKNYYYFLNKKLYRVYPLFITALQQYRDIQADMNDMDSKAKRKFVRERQSMLADQYEKQLRDLTTTEGQVFAKLMNRATGKNVYEIIKELRGGWSAFWWNVKGKMADIDLKDQYNPHKNRTDEFVESLLQSNWNSGYLQPYPGASDFKTKK